In Paenibacillus sp. 1781tsa1, one DNA window encodes the following:
- the purL gene encoding phosphoribosylformylglycinamidine synthase subunit PurL produces MTQQLSAKEPTAEQVAEHKLYAQMGVSDSEYELICEFMGRKPNYTEIGVFSVMWSEHCAYKNSKPLLRRFPTTGPRVLMGPGEGAGIVDIGDNQAVVFKIESHNHPSAVEPYQGAATGVGGIIRDIFSMGARPVALLNSLRFGKLESDRVKYLFEHVVAGIAGYGNCIGIPTVAGEVMFDESYEGNPLVNAMCVGLIDHDKIQRGVAKGVGNPVYYVGPPTGRDGIHGATFASVELTEESESQRTAVQVGDPFMEKLVMESCLELIDTGIVLGIQDMGAAGLTCSSAEMASKAGNGLELYLDQVPQREEGMTPYEMMLSESQERMLFVVEPKDEAQAMEIFERWGVICAKVGKVTDDGRLKLIHHGEVVGDMPVTALVDECPVYDKPSSVPAYYEQSASIDTLRYDEVSDLGGALKQVLASPTVASKKWVYDQYDYMVRTSTAVRPGSDAAVVTIRGTRKGLAMTTDCNGRYVYLDPEVGGRIAVSEAARNIVCSGAEPLAITDNLNFGNPEKPDIFWQMEKAVDGMAEACRVLDTPVIGGNVSLYNENAKGSIYPTPVVGMVGLVHDTDHITTQAFKSEGDVIILLGETKAELGGSELQYAVHGQTEGRPPELNLQTEKALLSTVLEAIQSGLVRSAHDLSEGGLAVALAESCISGNVGAQVNVETTLRGDHALFSESQSRILLSATPEQAGKLEAFVRERGVPVAVIGRVEGSNLTIELNGTSAVSEPVGGLAQVWEDAIPCLMN; encoded by the coding sequence ATGACGCAGCAGCTATCCGCTAAGGAACCAACAGCAGAACAGGTCGCAGAACATAAACTTTACGCACAAATGGGCGTATCTGACAGCGAGTATGAGTTGATCTGTGAGTTCATGGGGCGCAAGCCAAACTACACGGAAATTGGTGTGTTCAGTGTAATGTGGTCCGAGCACTGTGCTTATAAAAACTCCAAGCCATTGCTGCGCCGCTTCCCAACCACGGGGCCACGTGTCCTGATGGGACCTGGTGAAGGTGCCGGTATCGTGGATATCGGGGATAACCAGGCCGTTGTATTCAAAATTGAAAGCCATAACCATCCTTCCGCAGTTGAGCCTTATCAAGGCGCAGCAACAGGTGTGGGCGGCATTATCCGTGATATTTTCTCCATGGGCGCAAGACCGGTTGCATTGCTGAACTCCCTTCGTTTTGGCAAATTGGAGAGCGATCGCGTTAAATATTTGTTCGAACATGTGGTAGCAGGCATTGCTGGATACGGGAACTGTATCGGTATTCCTACCGTTGCAGGTGAAGTCATGTTTGATGAGAGCTACGAAGGCAATCCGCTGGTTAACGCGATGTGTGTGGGTCTGATTGATCATGACAAGATTCAGCGTGGCGTAGCTAAAGGTGTGGGGAACCCAGTTTACTATGTAGGGCCACCAACAGGCCGGGATGGTATCCATGGAGCAACCTTTGCATCCGTTGAACTGACAGAAGAATCCGAGTCCCAACGGACAGCGGTTCAGGTTGGTGATCCGTTTATGGAGAAACTGGTGATGGAATCCTGTCTGGAATTGATCGACACGGGAATCGTGCTCGGAATTCAGGATATGGGTGCTGCCGGTCTGACATGTTCGAGTGCAGAGATGGCAAGTAAAGCAGGTAACGGTCTGGAACTGTATCTGGATCAGGTGCCACAGCGTGAAGAAGGCATGACACCTTACGAGATGATGTTGTCCGAGTCCCAGGAACGGATGTTGTTTGTTGTTGAGCCGAAGGATGAGGCACAGGCGATGGAAATCTTTGAACGTTGGGGCGTAATCTGTGCCAAAGTTGGTAAAGTAACGGATGACGGTCGTCTGAAATTGATCCACCACGGCGAAGTGGTTGGAGACATGCCGGTAACAGCACTTGTTGACGAGTGCCCAGTGTATGACAAACCATCTTCTGTACCTGCCTACTATGAGCAAAGTGCTTCCATCGACACGCTTCGTTACGACGAAGTGTCGGATCTCGGCGGAGCGCTGAAACAAGTGCTGGCTTCACCAACAGTAGCAAGTAAGAAATGGGTTTATGATCAATATGATTACATGGTGCGTACAAGCACTGCCGTTCGTCCAGGTTCGGACGCAGCCGTAGTTACAATTCGTGGCACACGCAAAGGTCTCGCGATGACAACGGACTGTAATGGACGTTATGTGTATCTTGATCCTGAAGTTGGCGGACGTATTGCCGTAAGTGAAGCAGCGCGTAATATCGTATGTTCCGGTGCAGAGCCACTCGCGATTACGGACAACCTGAACTTCGGTAACCCGGAGAAACCGGATATTTTCTGGCAAATGGAGAAAGCAGTAGACGGTATGGCAGAAGCTTGCCGCGTGCTGGATACGCCGGTTATCGGTGGTAACGTAAGTCTGTACAATGAAAACGCCAAAGGCTCCATCTATCCAACGCCAGTGGTCGGTATGGTAGGTCTCGTTCATGATACCGATCATATCACGACACAGGCATTCAAATCCGAAGGTGATGTGATCATCCTCCTCGGTGAGACCAAAGCTGAACTGGGCGGCAGCGAGCTGCAATACGCGGTTCATGGTCAGACGGAAGGCCGTCCGCCAGAACTGAACTTGCAGACGGAAAAAGCGTTGCTCAGCACGGTGCTGGAAGCTATTCAATCTGGTCTCGTTCGCTCGGCACATGACTTGTCTGAAGGCGGCTTGGCTGTAGCACTCGCAGAGTCTTGTATTAGCGGTAACGTAGGAGCACAGGTGAATGTGGAGACGACATTGCGTGGAGATCACGCTCTGTTCAGTGAGAGCCAATCCCGTATCTTGTTGTCGGCTACGCCAGAGCAAGCGGGGAAACTTGAAGCATTTGTACGTGAGCGCGGTGTACCTGTAGCTGTGATTGGACGTGTAGAAGGAAGTAACCTGACGATTGAATTGAACGGAACATCAGCCGTGAGCGAACCTGTAGGAGGTTTGGCTCAGGTCTGGGAGGATGCGATTCCATGTCTCATGAACTGA
- the purF gene encoding amidophosphoribosyltransferase produces MSHELTTGPLWTGDYYNEGSGKEGLDKLKEECGVFGVFRHPDAASLSYYGLHALQHRGEESAGMCVSDGSQFNYHRGMGLVKEVFTKDLMQTLTGDISIGHVRYSTSGDSKLTNAQPLVFKYRDGDLAVATNGNIVNAPTIRRELEQSGSIFQTTSDTEVIAHLIARSSKGLVEAAKEAFQRIVGGYAFLIMTNDKLLVASDPHGLRPLTMGKLGDAYLFASETCALETIGAELIRDIEPGELLVLDADGLHEDRFDHHKHRKALCAMEYIYFARPDSDMNGANQHAARKRMGSRMAIESFVDADLVTGVPDSSISAAIGYAEQTGIPYEMGMIKNKYTGRTFIQPSQELREQGVKMKLSAVRRVVEGKRVVMIDDSIVRGTTSRRIVNMLRDAGATEVHVRITSPPFKNPCFYGIDTPDSRELIASQLSVEEICREINADSLSFLSPDGLIASIQGDNQDDPKGGLCLACFDNDYPTRLDFGGEEKFGCSC; encoded by the coding sequence ATGTCTCATGAACTGACGACAGGACCGTTGTGGACAGGCGATTATTATAATGAAGGGTCCGGCAAGGAAGGACTCGACAAATTGAAGGAAGAATGCGGCGTGTTCGGGGTGTTCAGACACCCTGACGCGGCTTCACTCTCCTATTATGGACTGCATGCGCTGCAACATCGGGGCGAAGAAAGTGCAGGCATGTGTGTGAGTGATGGCAGCCAGTTTAACTATCATCGCGGCATGGGGCTGGTGAAAGAAGTGTTCACCAAAGACCTGATGCAGACGTTAACCGGGGACATTTCCATTGGACATGTCCGGTATTCAACAAGTGGTGACAGTAAACTGACGAACGCACAGCCATTGGTATTCAAATACCGTGATGGCGATCTGGCGGTAGCGACTAACGGTAACATTGTAAATGCACCAACGATCCGGCGTGAGCTGGAGCAGAGCGGTTCCATTTTCCAAACAACGAGTGATACCGAGGTTATTGCGCATCTGATTGCACGTTCCTCCAAAGGGCTTGTGGAAGCAGCCAAAGAGGCATTCCAGCGCATTGTCGGCGGTTATGCGTTCCTGATCATGACCAATGACAAGCTGCTCGTAGCTTCCGATCCACACGGACTTCGTCCGCTCACGATGGGTAAGCTCGGGGATGCATATCTGTTTGCTTCCGAGACGTGTGCGCTGGAAACAATCGGGGCAGAGTTAATTCGTGATATTGAACCCGGTGAACTGCTTGTGCTGGATGCAGATGGACTGCATGAAGATCGCTTTGATCATCACAAACACCGCAAGGCATTATGTGCGATGGAATATATATATTTTGCTCGTCCAGATAGTGATATGAATGGTGCGAATCAGCATGCTGCCCGTAAACGGATGGGAAGCCGGATGGCGATTGAGTCGTTTGTGGATGCGGACTTGGTTACGGGGGTACCAGATTCCAGCATCTCGGCGGCGATTGGATACGCTGAACAGACAGGCATTCCGTATGAGATGGGTATGATCAAAAATAAATACACCGGACGTACGTTTATCCAGCCAAGCCAGGAATTGCGGGAGCAGGGCGTGAAGATGAAGCTGAGCGCTGTGCGTCGTGTTGTCGAAGGCAAACGTGTGGTTATGATTGACGACTCCATTGTACGGGGAACGACCTCCCGCCGAATCGTGAACATGCTGCGTGATGCAGGAGCAACGGAAGTTCATGTACGCATTACATCGCCACCTTTCAAAAACCCTTGTTTCTATGGCATCGATACACCGGACAGCCGCGAATTGATTGCTTCACAGCTGTCGGTGGAAGAGATTTGCCGTGAAATAAATGCGGATTCCCTGTCGTTCCTCAGTCCGGATGGACTGATTGCATCCATTCAGGGAGATAATCAGGATGATCCCAAGGGCGGGCTTTGCCTCGCATGTTTTGATAATGATTACCCAACCCGCCTCGACTTTGGCGGCGAAGAAAAATTCGGTTGCAGCTGTTAA
- a CDS encoding immunity 26/phosphotriesterase HocA family protein, protein MQMRKSYNEGDVFLIPMKDGRFAVCQVVCAFKDRFKKAFSFGVMSIQRDETVRLENGDFLFYSFGNRRSNIIFTSPANIRNGSWRIVGNTPLTPEKEELRVFQCAGHLYCGDEYIRNLPIEEYGQFNTPGVAGFELVQNHLLEMEQG, encoded by the coding sequence ATGCAGATGAGAAAGAGTTATAACGAAGGTGACGTGTTCCTGATTCCGATGAAGGATGGCCGATTTGCGGTATGCCAGGTGGTATGCGCATTTAAAGACCGTTTCAAAAAGGCATTTTCGTTCGGCGTGATGAGCATTCAGCGTGACGAAACCGTAAGGTTGGAAAATGGCGATTTTCTCTTCTATTCCTTTGGAAACCGTAGAAGCAACATCATATTTACTTCTCCGGCCAATATCCGAAATGGATCGTGGAGGATCGTGGGTAACACACCTTTGACGCCCGAAAAGGAAGAACTGAGAGTGTTTCAGTGTGCTGGACATTTATACTGCGGTGATGAGTACATTCGTAACCTCCCGATAGAAGAGTATGGTCAGTTTAATACGCCCGGCGTAGCCGGGTTTGAATTGGTACAAAACCATCTGTTAGAGATGGAGCAAGGATAG
- the purM gene encoding phosphoribosylformylglycinamidine cyclo-ligase: MSEAYKKAGVDIAAGNEAVERMKKHVKRTFRPEVMTDLGGFGALFGLNKDKYDEPVLVSGTDGVGTKLKIAFAMDRHDTIGIDAVAMCVNDIVVQGAEPLFFLDYLACDKVIPEKIEAIVAGIAEGCHQSGCALIGGETAEMPGMYSEGEYDIAGFTVGIVDKAKIINGTTIAPGDTVIGLASSGVHSNGFSLVRRLLLEDAGLDLHDEVAELGGKLGDSLLEPTKIYVKPLLSLLEKVKVKGMAHITGGGFIENIPRMLPSNVNVDINYGSWPILPIFNLLQEKGAVSNRDMFTTFNMGVGLVLVVNEADATEALQQLKASGEEAYIIGRVTEGDARVTFTGADV; this comes from the coding sequence GTGTCCGAAGCATATAAAAAGGCCGGCGTCGATATCGCGGCAGGTAATGAAGCGGTTGAACGGATGAAAAAACACGTGAAGCGTACCTTCCGTCCGGAAGTGATGACAGATCTGGGTGGATTCGGTGCCCTGTTCGGTTTGAACAAAGATAAATACGATGAGCCTGTGCTTGTATCCGGTACGGATGGCGTAGGCACCAAGCTGAAAATTGCATTTGCGATGGATCGTCATGACACGATCGGAATCGACGCGGTAGCCATGTGTGTGAACGACATTGTGGTACAGGGTGCAGAACCACTCTTCTTCCTCGACTATCTGGCATGTGACAAAGTCATTCCTGAGAAGATCGAAGCTATTGTTGCGGGTATCGCTGAAGGCTGTCATCAATCGGGTTGTGCGCTGATCGGTGGCGAGACGGCGGAGATGCCGGGCATGTACAGTGAAGGCGAATACGATATTGCCGGATTTACGGTGGGTATCGTGGACAAAGCAAAGATCATCAACGGTACAACCATCGCCCCTGGCGACACTGTAATTGGATTGGCTTCTAGCGGTGTGCACAGTAACGGTTTCTCGCTGGTACGCAGACTTTTGTTGGAAGATGCGGGACTTGATCTGCATGATGAAGTAGCGGAACTGGGCGGTAAGCTGGGTGATTCCCTGCTGGAACCTACGAAGATCTATGTTAAACCCCTGTTGTCCCTGCTCGAAAAGGTAAAAGTAAAAGGCATGGCACACATTACAGGTGGTGGCTTCATCGAGAATATCCCACGTATGTTGCCGAGCAACGTGAATGTGGATATTAACTACGGTTCTTGGCCGATCCTGCCGATCTTCAATCTATTACAGGAAAAGGGCGCTGTCTCGAACCGTGACATGTTCACCACCTTTAACATGGGTGTTGGGCTTGTACTGGTTGTTAATGAAGCAGATGCAACGGAAGCACTGCAACAACTGAAAGCATCTGGTGAAGAAGCGTACATCATTGGCCGTGTTACTGAAGGAGATGCGCGAGTAACCTTCACGGGAGCGGATGTTTAA
- the purN gene encoding phosphoribosylglycinamide formyltransferase, translated as MANYRIAVFASGEGTNFQSLVDAVRNGGLNASVDLLVCDKPSARVVQRAQDAGVDCHLFTPKNYASREAYEAEIVEVLESREIDLVVLAGYMRLLTSVVVDRYAGRLINIHPSLLPAFAGKDAIGQSLEYGVKVTGVTVHFVDGGMDTGPIIAQHPVPILPEDTPESISRSIHAAEQQLYPEVVSWFAQGLVQLDGRHVTVNKPV; from the coding sequence ATGGCGAACTACCGCATAGCTGTATTTGCCTCGGGTGAAGGGACTAACTTTCAGTCATTGGTCGATGCAGTACGGAACGGTGGGCTGAATGCATCCGTAGATCTGCTCGTGTGTGATAAACCGTCTGCACGTGTTGTGCAGCGGGCACAGGATGCAGGCGTGGATTGTCATCTGTTTACTCCGAAAAATTATGCTTCCCGTGAAGCCTATGAGGCTGAGATCGTGGAAGTGCTAGAATCCAGAGAGATCGACTTGGTCGTTCTTGCCGGATATATGAGATTGTTGACTTCTGTTGTTGTGGATCGTTACGCAGGGCGGTTGATTAACATTCATCCGTCCTTGCTGCCGGCATTTGCAGGCAAGGATGCGATTGGACAGTCACTTGAGTATGGTGTGAAAGTGACGGGTGTGACTGTGCATTTCGTAGACGGAGGTATGGATACCGGACCGATTATTGCCCAGCATCCAGTTCCCATTCTGCCAGAGGATACGCCTGAGTCAATCAGCCGCTCCATCCATGCAGCCGAACAGCAACTTTACCCTGAAGTGGTATCCTGGTTCGCGCAAGGTCTGGTTCAATTAGACGGACGTCACGTTACTGTTAACAAACCGGTTTGA
- the purH gene encoding bifunctional phosphoribosylaminoimidazolecarboxamide formyltransferase/IMP cyclohydrolase codes for MSIKRALVSVWDKTGIVDFCRELSQMGVEIISTGGTSSLLSKEGVPVIGISDVTGFPEIMDGRVKTLHPAVHGGLLAVRDSEEHKRQMEENGLGYIDLVVVNLYPFQDTIAKPDVTYEDAIENIDIGGPTMLRSAAKNHAYVSVVVDTADYGKVLEEVRSNGDTTLETRKRLAAKVFRHTAAYDAVISDYLSNLNGDPLPERLTVTYEKLQDLRYGENPHQQAAFYRKPLAAQDTLTTAEQLHGKELSYNNINDANAALQIVKEFEEPAVVAVKHMNPCGVGIGASIYEAYSKAYAADPTSIFGGIVAANRIIDSDTAGKLSEIFLEIVLAPDFTQEALDILTKKKNIRLLKTGELNAARKRESQFVVTSIDGGMIVQQSDVHSIEASELNVVTDRAPSEEELKQLLFGWKVVKHVKSNAIVLAANDMTVGVGAGQMNRVGAAKIAIEQAGEQAKGAILASDAFFPMGDTLELAAKAGITAVIQPGGSIKDEESIKVANEYGIAMVFTGVRHFKH; via the coding sequence GTGAGTATCAAAAGAGCGCTGGTCAGCGTATGGGATAAAACAGGCATCGTGGACTTTTGCCGCGAGCTGTCGCAAATGGGTGTGGAGATTATTTCGACAGGAGGTACAAGCAGCCTATTGTCGAAGGAAGGCGTACCTGTCATCGGAATTTCGGATGTGACCGGATTTCCGGAAATTATGGACGGACGTGTCAAAACATTGCATCCGGCAGTTCATGGAGGTTTGCTGGCTGTTCGTGACAGCGAAGAGCACAAGCGTCAGATGGAGGAGAACGGACTGGGGTACATCGACCTCGTTGTCGTAAACCTTTATCCCTTCCAGGATACCATCGCCAAGCCGGACGTAACATACGAAGACGCGATCGAGAACATCGATATCGGTGGTCCAACCATGCTTCGTTCCGCTGCCAAAAACCATGCTTATGTTAGTGTCGTTGTTGACACAGCAGATTACGGCAAGGTGCTTGAAGAAGTTCGCAGCAATGGAGATACCACTCTCGAAACACGCAAACGGCTTGCAGCAAAAGTGTTCCGCCATACAGCGGCTTACGATGCAGTGATTTCTGACTATCTCTCCAACCTGAATGGTGATCCGTTGCCAGAGCGTCTGACGGTTACTTACGAAAAACTCCAGGATTTGCGTTACGGCGAAAATCCACATCAGCAGGCGGCATTCTACCGCAAACCGCTGGCTGCTCAAGATACGTTGACAACAGCCGAGCAATTGCATGGCAAAGAGTTGTCTTACAATAACATCAACGATGCGAACGCAGCATTGCAGATTGTTAAAGAATTTGAAGAGCCGGCGGTTGTCGCGGTTAAACATATGAATCCATGCGGCGTAGGCATTGGCGCAAGTATCTATGAAGCTTACAGCAAGGCATATGCTGCAGACCCAACGTCCATCTTTGGTGGAATTGTGGCAGCAAACCGCATTATCGACAGCGATACAGCAGGCAAATTGAGCGAGATTTTCCTGGAAATCGTACTTGCTCCTGACTTTACGCAAGAGGCACTCGATATTCTGACGAAGAAGAAAAACATTCGTTTGCTCAAAACGGGTGAACTGAATGCTGCTCGTAAACGGGAGAGCCAATTCGTTGTAACTTCCATCGACGGTGGTATGATCGTGCAACAGTCCGATGTGCACTCCATTGAAGCGAGCGAGCTGAACGTGGTAACTGATCGTGCACCATCGGAAGAAGAACTGAAACAGCTGTTGTTTGGCTGGAAAGTAGTTAAACATGTGAAATCCAACGCGATTGTACTTGCTGCGAATGATATGACGGTAGGTGTGGGCGCTGGACAAATGAATCGTGTGGGTGCAGCCAAAATTGCGATTGAGCAAGCAGGCGAGCAAGCAAAAGGTGCCATTCTGGCATCGGATGCGTTCTTCCCAATGGGGGATACGTTGGAACTGGCAGCAAAAGCCGGAATTACAGCAGTGATTCAACCTGGCGGTTCGATCAAGGATGAAGAATCCATTAAAGTAGCCAATGAATACGGAATTGCCATGGTCTTCACAGGCGTTCGTCACTTCAAACACTAG
- the purD gene encoding phosphoribosylamine--glycine ligase — protein MDILVVGGGGREHAIIWALAKSPKTGKIHCAPGNAGIAQLAECHAIAVNEFDKLTALAVELQVGLVVIGPDDPLADGIVDAFDSTGIPVFGPRRNAAEIEGSKTFMKDLLHKYNIPTAAYEKFNNYEQAQAYLNEQTIPVVIKADGLAAGKGVTVAYSRDEADQALRSIMVDKVFGEAGAKVIIEEFLAGQEMSILAFVDGETVRPMAAAQDHKPVFDNDQGPNTGGMGTYSPLPHIPASIIEEAVETIIKPTAKAMVSEGRPFQGVLFAGLMISPDGKPKTIEFNARFGDPETQVVLPRLKSDLFDIFWATVHGKLADIEIEWSDEAAVCVVLASGGYPGPYAKGVVIEGLDQVDEAVVFHAGTARSEAGDWVTNGGRILGVVGLGANIAEARNKAYAQAERIQFDGKHQRTDIAAKALV, from the coding sequence ATGGATATTCTGGTAGTAGGCGGCGGTGGCCGGGAGCACGCAATCATCTGGGCACTGGCGAAGAGTCCAAAGACAGGCAAGATTCACTGTGCACCGGGAAATGCAGGCATTGCTCAGCTGGCTGAGTGTCATGCGATTGCAGTAAATGAATTCGATAAACTAACGGCTCTTGCTGTAGAGCTTCAAGTAGGATTAGTGGTTATTGGTCCGGATGATCCGCTGGCGGATGGGATCGTGGATGCGTTTGACTCCACTGGTATTCCGGTATTCGGACCTCGTCGCAATGCAGCAGAGATCGAGGGAAGTAAAACGTTCATGAAGGATCTGCTGCACAAATACAACATTCCAACGGCAGCTTATGAGAAATTCAATAACTACGAACAGGCTCAAGCCTACCTGAATGAACAAACAATTCCAGTTGTCATCAAGGCAGATGGACTGGCAGCGGGCAAAGGTGTGACGGTAGCTTATTCCCGTGATGAGGCTGATCAGGCACTTCGCAGTATCATGGTGGATAAAGTGTTTGGTGAAGCGGGAGCGAAAGTGATCATCGAGGAATTCCTGGCAGGTCAAGAAATGTCCATTCTGGCCTTTGTTGATGGGGAAACGGTTCGTCCGATGGCCGCAGCACAGGATCACAAACCCGTGTTCGATAATGATCAGGGGCCAAACACAGGCGGTATGGGGACATATTCACCATTGCCACATATCCCGGCTTCCATTATTGAGGAGGCTGTGGAAACGATCATCAAACCAACTGCCAAAGCAATGGTGTCCGAGGGACGTCCATTCCAGGGTGTATTGTTTGCTGGATTGATGATTTCGCCTGATGGTAAACCCAAAACGATTGAGTTCAACGCACGTTTCGGTGATCCCGAAACACAGGTTGTTTTGCCGCGTCTGAAGAGTGATTTATTTGATATCTTCTGGGCAACCGTCCATGGCAAGCTGGCTGACATTGAGATTGAATGGAGCGATGAAGCCGCTGTATGTGTGGTACTTGCTTCAGGCGGGTATCCAGGTCCTTATGCCAAAGGTGTAGTCATTGAAGGACTGGATCAAGTGGATGAAGCCGTGGTATTCCACGCAGGTACAGCGCGTAGTGAAGCAGGAGACTGGGTCACCAACGGTGGACGGATCCTGGGCGTAGTTGGCCTTGGTGCGAATATTGCCGAAGCTAGAAACAAAGCCTATGCACAGGCGGAACGTATCCAATTCGATGGCAAACATCAGCGGACGGATATTGCTGCTAAGGCACTGGTATAG
- a CDS encoding hemolysin family protein codes for MDIITILNIVLLIILIALTAFFVASEFAVVKIRTSRVDQLVAEGNKKAVLAKKVVSDLDYYLSACQLGITVTALGLGALGKPTVERLLYPVFDYLNVSPSISSIASYAIAFILVTFLHVVVGEMAPKTLAIQFSEKLTLLLSPPLYWFGKIMYPFIWALNGASRVILRGFGVKPAEHDQAYSEDEIKIIMNQSYEGDENNKTKLSYLENVFVFDERDAKDIMVPRTELVTLDQDMTYDDIIPILDEHNYSRYPVIEDGDKDRIIGVVNVKKILPDMVAARSYQLSEFVREIPFVSEVTRIQDAMIKMQQERVHMAVVVDEYGGTSGIITMEDILEELVGEIRDEFDADEVADIQETGENQYLINGRVLLDEVERQFGLSFEGNEEMDTVAGWIQYQKGVGVEKGDTVEHGDYVWTVVDAENYHIKQVLLERVSGAEVEEAASDLA; via the coding sequence TTGGACATAATTACCATATTGAATATCGTTTTACTTATTATCTTGATTGCATTGACTGCATTTTTCGTAGCATCGGAGTTCGCTGTAGTCAAAATTCGTACATCAAGAGTGGATCAACTGGTTGCCGAGGGCAATAAAAAGGCTGTACTCGCCAAAAAAGTTGTCTCGGATCTGGATTATTATCTGTCAGCCTGTCAGCTCGGTATTACGGTCACTGCTCTAGGACTTGGAGCGCTCGGAAAACCGACGGTTGAGAGATTGTTATATCCGGTATTTGATTACCTGAACGTGTCACCTTCGATCTCATCCATTGCTTCCTATGCGATTGCCTTTATTCTGGTTACGTTCTTGCATGTGGTTGTTGGTGAGATGGCACCCAAAACATTGGCGATTCAGTTTTCGGAAAAACTGACGTTATTGCTCTCGCCGCCTTTATATTGGTTTGGTAAAATCATGTATCCGTTCATCTGGGCCCTCAATGGAGCATCACGTGTTATTCTGCGTGGATTCGGTGTGAAGCCTGCCGAACATGATCAAGCGTACTCGGAGGACGAGATCAAGATCATCATGAACCAGAGTTACGAAGGTGACGAGAACAACAAGACCAAGCTTTCATATCTGGAAAATGTATTTGTATTCGACGAACGTGATGCCAAAGACATCATGGTACCGCGTACGGAACTGGTGACATTAGATCAGGATATGACCTATGACGATATTATTCCTATATTGGATGAACATAACTATTCACGTTACCCTGTCATTGAGGACGGGGACAAGGACCGTATCATCGGCGTCGTGAATGTGAAAAAGATTTTGCCTGACATGGTTGCTGCTAGATCGTATCAACTGAGCGAGTTTGTTCGCGAGATCCCATTCGTTTCCGAAGTTACACGTATCCAGGATGCGATGATTAAAATGCAGCAGGAACGTGTACACATGGCCGTTGTTGTGGATGAGTACGGCGGTACTTCGGGAATCATTACGATGGAGGATATTCTGGAGGAGCTGGTCGGTGAGATTCGTGATGAATTCGATGCCGATGAGGTGGCTGATATCCAGGAGACCGGAGAGAATCAATATCTCATTAATGGTCGGGTACTTTTGGATGAAGTGGAACGGCAGTTCGGGCTTAGCTTTGAAGGAAATGAAGAGATGGATACGGTGGCCGGATGGATTCAGTACCAGAAGGGTGTAGGTGTGGAAAAAGGCGACACGGTAGAACACGGGGATTATGTCTGGACCGTGGTGGACGCCGAGAACTATCACATCAAGCAAGTTCTTCTGGAACGAGTGAGCGGCGCTGAAGTTGAGGAAGCTGCAAGCGATTTGGCGTGA